Part of the Helicobacter bilis genome is shown below.
TATTTATTCTAATAGGATTTTACAATTCTCACGCTTATGTAATGTCTCTTTAGATAAGCGTGAATGGGTATTAGAAAGCCAAACAATTACTCGTTAATTCCTAGCACAACTTCTAGTTTTTCTTTTAAAACCTGTGGTGTAAAAGGCTTAACAATATAGTTATTAACTCCAGCTTTTAATGCGGTGATAACCTCTGATTTTCCACCTTCAGTTGTTACCATAATAATTGGAATATCTTTATACTTTTCTTCTGCACGCACTTTTTTTACAAGCTCTAAGCCATTCATCTCTGGCATATTCCAGTCTGTAATCAAGACATTAATACCCTCAATGGTACTCATCTGATTCCAAGCTTCAACTCCATGCTCAGCCTCTAAAATATCTTCATAACCAAGTCTTTGAAGAGTGTTTTTAATAATCCGTCTCATCGTAGAACTATCATCAACTACAAGCAATTTCAATGTTTGCTCCTTATAAATTAATTAAATCTTCATCGGTGTATTATAACATACTTTTAATAACCAAGATTAAAATTTTACATTTTTAAAATCAAGCTTACCTTCATAAAATGCCTTTCCTATGATTACACCACCAACTTTTGGGTAATTATGCAACATATCTAAATCTTTCTGTCCAGAAAAACCACCACTTGCGATGGTAAAAATGCCACTAATTTCCGCAATCTCTTCAGTCAAAGCAAAATTAATACCAGAAAGCATACCATCTTGTTGAATGTCCGTGCAAACTATTGCCTGCACACTACTGCCTTTTAACTTTGCAGCAAAATCAATTGCTTTTATTTCACTCACATTTACCCAACCATGAGTAGCAATATTGCCATCTTTAGAATCTATGCTTAAAGCAATTGGATATTTTTCTGCCATTGAGATAGTCCAATCTAGATTTTGCAGGGCGATAGAGCCTAAAATCGTGCGACATACACCAGCATTTAGGTAATTTTTTATAGTGTCTTCAGTGCGGATTCCACCGCCAACTTGTATTTGCAGATTAGTTTCAGTTGCAATATTTTCTATTACGCTAAGATTTTTTGGACTTCCCTCAAACGCACCATCTAAATCCACTATATGAAGCCATTTTGCACCGCAATCTTCAAAATATTTTGCAAAATCAAGGGCATTACCATACTCTTTAGCACTTTTTTTCTCACCCTTTGTTAAACGCACAGCCTTTCCGCCTAACAAATCTATTGCAGGAAATAAAATTGCCATGATTTTTATCCTAGATTCTAATCATTTAAATTATCCAACACTGACTGCTTCAGCATCTTATAGCGAGACATTACATTTCCATCGAGATTACCAAGATTTGATGAGATAACAACACCCCCACGAGAAATGGCATTATCCGCTTCAATCTGTATTTTTTCTTTATCCTTTAGATTTTCCTTCAAATATACATAATCAATAGGATTGACCTTAATACCAATTTGTGTTGCTTCCATAATATTTGATAGTAAAGATCTTGTAAGTTCCAAAGCAACTCGCTGTGAATTTTCCTCAATTTCTTTTACTATAACTTCTTTTGCCATATCAATAGCAATAGAACTTAACTCTTTTTCAAGGGCTTCAAGATGGATTTGTGATTGTTTTAGTGTATTTTCTAAAGTGATCAATGATTGCACTATCTTTTCACGCTCTGCTTGTATCTCTGCTTCCATTGCTTGTTTTGCTTCATTTTTTCCCTCTTCAAATCCCCTTTTATATGACTCATCACTTGTTTTTTCAAGTGTTTCTTGCATGCTTACTTGATTTTTTTCAAACTGCATTTCAAGCTTTGCAAGATTCCCGGATAACTCATCACTTTTATGCAATAGCTTTTCGATTAATTCCTTTTCTAAAGAGTTCATAGTTGGCGGACGATATGCATTCACTTGCTCTACATTTTGCTCATCGGTTGTATTTTCAGTGGAATCTGTATTTGTCTGAATCTCTAAAGGCACAATAGCTTTAAACTCATATTTATTGATTGAGTGATCACCTTTTTGTTCATCTTGTATGAGATTGTGATTACGAGATAACATCGTCTTGTTCTCCTAATTGTATTAAGCCTTGTTCTGATAGATTTTGAACTATCTCAATAATCTTTCTTTGTGCCGCTTCTATATCACGCACTTTAACCGCACCTAAAAACTGAATCTCTTCAGCAAACTGCTCACTTGCTCTCGAACTCATATTACTCATAAACTTCTGCTTCAATTCATCAGCACTTGATTTCAATGCCAATGCTAAATCCTTCTTATCTGCAACTTTTAGAATCTCAATAATAGCGGACTTATCAAGCTTAATCATATCTTCAAAAGTAAACATCATTTCTTTAATCTCATTGGCAAGCTGCTCGTCTCTTTGCTCTATCTGTGCTAATGTAGCTTTTGCGGTTTTTTGTCCCATGCGGTTAAACATTTCAGCAACAGCACGAGGACCACCAACTTCGACTTTGTAGCTTGTAAGAGATTCTACTTGTTGCTCTAGCACCGCTGAAACTCTTTTTACAACAGAAGGTGAAATATCCCCTAAGTTTGCCATACGGATAGAAATTTCCGCGCGCAGCTCATCTGTAAAAAAGCCCAAAGTTTCTGCTGCACCACCAGAATCCATATGTGCTAGAATTAGGGCTATTGTCTGCGGGTGCTCATTTACAATAAAGTCTGCAAGTTGTTGCGGCTTTACCTTATCCAAATAACCAAAATTCTTGGTAGATTGCATAGTTTTTGCAAGTTTATCAAGCACTCTCTTTGCAATATCTGGTCCAAGTGTCTTAATCAGCAACTCTCTTGCATAATCAACACCGCCAGAATTAATATATTGGTTAGATTGCAATATAGTGTAAAACTCTTCCAATACAGCAGCACCCACAGCCTTGTCTGTGCCACCTAATTGCATGATATGCTTACTGATTTCAGTAATAGATTCTATATCTAAATGATGGAATACTTCGCTTGTGATTTCTTCACCAACTTGAATGAGTAGAATCGCTACTTTTTCAGACATAGAGAGTTCATCATACTGAGCTCGTTGCTTTGGAGTTAAGGTCATTGCCATTTTTGCCCCTTATTTCATTTCGATTTCATCGCGTATGAGTGCTTGAAATAAACCTGCTATCTCATCTGGTTTCGTTCTCACTGCTTCTTTGATTTTTTCTAACAACACATCATATTTTACAGCATCTTCGTTGAATCCACCGCCAATGCCAAGCTGCTCTTCCACTCTTTTACGCATTTCATTCGCTCTGTTTAGCGTATCATCATCATCATCAAAGTCAAATAGCGGTTGTTTCTCTGTCTCCTCTTCTTCATGCACTTCAAGCATACGCTCCGCAAATGGTGCAATAACCTTTTTATAGAAGAAGAATAGCACGATAACAACAAGCACATATCGTAGTAACGGCATAAATGGACCGAGATATTTTTCAACCGCTTGGGCTACTTTTTCAAAGTTTGTTAATGGTGGTGTGCCAGAACCAATAGCATTAAGCTGCCCAGCAATAACGCTTACAATATCATTACGACTTTCATCATAACCTGAACTTGCTTCGACAATTTTTTTAATCTCTGCAAGCTCTTCTGGGCTTCTTGGGGTATATTTCATTGTAATAAAGCCCGTTTCTTCATTTGTCTCTTCAGTATAAGTCCCATCAATCACAACACCAACAGTCATGCGTTTAAGTTGGGGGGTTTGCAATCGCATAGTCGTTGTCTTTTTATCGGGCATATAGTTTTTAACAAACTGACTTTCTCTATACTCTTCTCTATTATTGGAATCTAGGTCTTTAACTTCGGCAATGTTATTAATAACACCCGGAACGCCACCCGGATCTTTTGGTGCAAGTCCCTTTCTCTCTATCTCTTTACCAGACTCACTTGCAACAGCAGATTCTTTACTATATATCTCTTCTGTGCTTTCTTGCTTACCAAAGTCATAGTCTAGATTCACACTCACAGTCATTCTGTCTGTGCCACCAGCAAGCCTGCTTAACGATTGTCTAATCTTGTTTGCAATCTCTTGTTCTGCCTGCACCTTATAAGCAAAGTTTTTAAATGCCTGTTCGTTTTCAATGGTTGCTTCATCGCGTTTATTTAGTGGATTACCATATTGATCTACCATGATAACATTTTCTGGTTTAAGCCCATTGAATGAATTTGCAATAAGGTTTTGAATACCAAAGATTTGATTCTGTGTAAGCGTCATGCCATCTCTAAGCGTTAATGCTACACTTGCACTAGGCACAGCACGAGTTTTTACAAATACATCATCTTTTGGTTCTGCAATCTCAACTCTTGCATCTTGTATGGGGGCTAATGCCATTAATGTCTTTTCTAATTGTCCCTTAATTGCACGCAGTTTTTTAACATCAAATTCACTTTGTGTTGCACCAAAGCTATTTTCATTAAAAATATCATAATCAACCCTGCCTTTTATAATGCCCTGTGCGGCAAGCTCATTACGCAAAACAAAGACTTGGTCTTGTGGCACTGCAATAGTGTTGTCATTAATCATTTTATAAGGGATATTTTGCTGCTTAAGATAGCTTATCGCAGACCCTGCATCTGCTGGATTCTCAGCTGAAAAGAGAATCCCAAAACCATCGACACTATCCCCTTTCTTTGAACCTAAAGAGGATACAATGAGATATGATAAAAAAGCAACAAAAACAACAACAGTTACAAGAATAACAATTTGTTGTTTTCGATTTAATTTTTTAATTAAATTTTGTAACTGCGTAAATATCGCTTTAAAATCCAAAACTCACCTTCCTTAAAATATTTATAAATCTTGTAGTATATCTGTTAATTTTTGTATGACAATGTCATTTTGCTGTGGGATTCCAATGGTAATCCGCATAGCACTAAGTCCATAACTTGCCAAATCTCGCACAACAATTCCTTGCCGTAACAATAAATTGCTTATTTTAGTAGAATTTAACTTATTATGCAATATAAAAGTAACAAAATTTGCATAAGATTCCAAAATATCAATCTCATATTGCTTTGCAAAATGCTTATATTTTTCCATTTCACTAAAATTATTTGTAACAGAATCTAGCAAAAACTCTTCATCAAAAAGACTAGCACTAGCGGCTTTAAGGCTTAAAGTCGTGATATTAAAAGGCGGTCTTATCTTATTTAATGTGTCAATTATAGTCTTGTTTGCGATACCATATCCAACACGCATACCACCTAATCCATATATTTTAGAAAAAGTCCCCAGATAAATTACATTTGGAAAATCTATAATATCCTTAGGACTAATCGCATAATTAGAATCTTTATACGCACAATACTCCATATACGCACAATCTAGGACTACAAGACTCTCTCTATCAATTTTTTTTAAAAAATCAATCACTTGAGATTTAGGCAACGCTTCTCCAAGCGGATTATTTGGCGTACATAGAAAGATTATGCTAGGCTTATGTGCTTCATAATATTGCAACATAGAATCTAGATTATGAAAAAAATCAGGTGTGCGTAAAATAGTAGCATTGCAATGCTTTGCATAGATAGCATACATTGCAAAAGTCGTTTTTGCCATAAGCACCTTAGTATTTTTATCACAAATTGCATGTATGCAAAACTCAATTATTTGGTCGCTACCACTACCAATAATGATTTGATTGCTTTCTATATCATATTTTTTTGCCAAAGATTCTTTAAGCTCATAGTAAGAATCATCGGGATATATATATGCATTACACGCATTCTCAAGGATTGCTTCCTTTGCAAGCGGCGATGTGCCTAGCGGATTTTCATTGCTACCAAGCTTAATAATATTTTGTGGCTCAATATTGTAATCACGCATAACAAGCTCTAGTGGTTTTCCAACTTCATAAGTAGGCAAAACAGAGATATGCTGGTGAAATTTCATAATATTTCCTTATAAATCGCTCTGGCATAATCACTAACAAGGTCTCATTGCTTATTGTAACCTTAAAAACGAAATTGTAGCATAAAGATTGCGAATTTATATTTTTATGTTACTATTTTACAGAGTTTTTACTTTGAAAATAGACATTATTGTGGTGGTGATTATGACTTTGCTTGATATGCAACGTAATGAAACATATAGGATAAAATCTGTATGTAATATGCAGAATCTACTCGCACAAAGACTGCATTCTCTAGGTATTTATGAAGGGGCTTCTGTGCAACTTGGATATGTCTCAATGTGGCAACACACTTATAGTGTATATGTGAATGGCACACAAGTGGCACTGCGAAAGAGTGAAGCGGAATTAATTGAAATTGAAAAAATATAAAATTATTTAATTCATATTGAATACCATATAAAATGAAACTAGAATCACTTATCAAATACTCTATCAAAATAACTTTCTGGAGCATTATTATGATACAACCAAAACCTGTATTTTATGTATGTAAAAAATGCGGATATATGAAATACCATCAAGCAAAAAGTGATTGTTTTGGTGCTGAAGATATTGCGGCTATAATTTGTCCTAAATGTAACGCATTAATGAAGACTCATAGCAATATGTTAAGTGCATTCTTGGATTAAAGTTTTTAAATATTGTATTCTCTAAGCCTTTTACTGAATCGCCCCATTGTGTGTCTAGCACTCTTTGTTTCCATTGCTCTATGGTAAGTCTTGAATCTAAATCTTTTTTATTCATGCCTTTGGTTAGGGCTTTGGCAAATTTGTCATTTAAAGACTCTTTTATTTGTGCGTAGTTTTTATTTGCTTGTTGAAAGTGTGAGAAAAGTTCGTCTGCTTCTTGACGCGTTAATGTTTTTTGGGTAGGATTTGGGATCCCATTGGGCGCATCGAAGGTTGTGGTGTCGATGTCTTTTGACTTTGGGTATTCAGTTAAGCCCTTGCCGCTGGGATTTAGCTTGACTGACGCGATTTTGTCTAGCTCAACACTATAAATCTTTTTACCATTCTCTAAATATTCTTTAGCAGTTATTAATACTTTTGCTGGTTTTTCATTAATCACCACTTCGTTACTATATCTGTGAATTTTTAAATTAGTGTCATTTCCTTTTAAGTCATCTTGCGTTGCGATATGCTTTGCTCGTTTATATAGGTTTTCTATATCTTTTGCTATGGCAAAATGCTCTTCTTTAGTAAAGCCATTTGTTATACTTTTTAATATGGCTTTATCGCTCATCATCTTTTTTAAGCCTTTGTTTGATATTTGTGCGATAGCCTGTGTTTGTTCGTTTATAATATCTTTGTTAAGGATTGGGAGCAGTGTATCTTTTAATTCCTGTCTTAGTTCTGGCAAAGATTTGTTTTGCGTAATTGGACTTATTTCTATTTCATTGCGTCCTAAACCCCGCACCCCACCCATTTGGTTCGCTTCATTCTGTGCGACTTTAGAATCTAGGGCGTTTTTAATCGCATTATCGATATTATCTTTTATGCTATCTAGGTGTTTGTTTGCCCTAAATTTCTTTAAATCACTGCTGCTTTTTTCATAATTTCGCATGATTTCATTTATATTTTTGCGTAATTCTATGGCTTCGCTTAAACTTATGCTTTGTTTAGATTCTAGCTTTTGTGTTTCTCGTCTTAAAGTATTTGTGAGTTGATTATCAAGTCCTAAGCTTTCAATTGCATCATCTGTTACTTGTTTGTAGCCTTGCAGTAATGTAGCTTTAAAGTCTGTATCATTTAGGGCATTTTGCAAGTTATCAATGCTTGTTTTATAATCTTGTTTTGCTTGTTTGTCTATTTCATCTAACATGTGCTTATAGACTTCTGGCAGGTTTTGTGGTATAATGTGGTTATCCGCTTTTATTTGCGGAGTGTTGGCGTCAGCGTGTGGCTCATAACCATAAGGAGCTTGAAAATGGTTAGCCTTTTGGCTTTCCACCACATCTTTATATGCTTTGGAATTTTTATAACTACCTTTTTCAAAATACATACTTTTAAATGCTAATTCATTGCCTTTTTTACGGATACTTTCCACTATTATTGCGTGTCCATTAATTTGCTTAAAACTTAAGATTACATCTTGTCCTAAATCATCTTTACTAAAAAATGTTTCGTTAGCGGTTTTTGCAATATTCCTATAATTTGCTATATCGCTATATTCTACTGGCTTTTGTCCGCTTTGTTTAACTAAGTTAGATTCTACTCCATGCCGATTAAGCGTGTGGTTAATTGCTTGATAGTCAATGGTTACTCTTACATCATCTGCATATTTAAAACCTAATTGTTCCGCTTCTGTTTTGCTTAACTTGTCGATAGCTATTTTTTTATTATTCTTATGTGCGTATTCTATAATTTGTGGAGTAAAGTTTGCTTCCCCGATGATTTGCATGTCTCGCCCTTTTTGTGGGCTTGTTTCAATAATATTTATTACTTCTTGTATGCTTTTAGATTCTATATTGTCATGTTGAGGCATAGGCGAAACATCTTTATTTCCATTTAAGTAAGATGTTTCGTGCTTCGCACTCAACATGACAGAATCTTTATTTGTTTGTATGCTAGTTTCTGTATGTGGGTTTAATCCTTTTATTTTCCCACTTTTTGCATACTCATCTATGATTTGTTGTTCGTATTCTTTAGAAAGTCTTGTATCTCTTGCTTCTGTGCTTGTATGAATTTTTCTTTTGAATCATTAATACCAAATACTTCATAAATCTTTGCCCTTAATATCTCTGTATCGCTTATGCCATCTAGTCTTTTTTGATAGTTGTCATAATCATTCCATATAACCCTATTTTTAGG
Proteins encoded:
- a CDS encoding chemotaxis response regulator CheY, producing the protein MKLLVVDDSSTMRRIIKNTLQRLGYEDILEAEHGVEAWNQMSTIEGINVLITDWNMPEMNGLELVKKVRAEEKYKDIPIIMVTTEGGKSEVITALKAGVNNYIVKPFTPQVLKEKLEVVLGINE
- the hisA gene encoding 1-(5-phosphoribosyl)-5-[(5-phosphoribosylamino)methylideneamino]imidazole-4-carboxamide isomerase, whose product is MAILFPAIDLLGGKAVRLTKGEKKSAKEYGNALDFAKYFEDCGAKWLHIVDLDGAFEGSPKNLSVIENIATETNLQIQVGGGIRTEDTIKNYLNAGVCRTILGSIALQNLDWTISMAEKYPIALSIDSKDGNIATHGWVNVSEIKAIDFAAKLKGSSVQAIVCTDIQQDGMLSGINFALTEEIAEISGIFTIASGGFSGQKDLDMLHNYPKVGGVIIGKAFYEGKLDFKNVKF
- the fliH gene encoding flagellar assembly protein FliH, which encodes MLSRNHNLIQDEQKGDHSINKYEFKAIVPLEIQTNTDSTENTTDEQNVEQVNAYRPPTMNSLEKELIEKLLHKSDELSGNLAKLEMQFEKNQVSMQETLEKTSDESYKRGFEEGKNEAKQAMEAEIQAEREKIVQSLITLENTLKQSQIHLEALEKELSSIAIDMAKEVIVKEIEENSQRVALELTRSLLSNIMEATQIGIKVNPIDYVYLKENLKDKEKIQIEADNAISRGGVVISSNLGNLDGNVMSRYKMLKQSVLDNLND
- the fliG gene encoding flagellar motor switch protein FliG: MAMTLTPKQRAQYDELSMSEKVAILLIQVGEEITSEVFHHLDIESITEISKHIMQLGGTDKAVGAAVLEEFYTILQSNQYINSGGVDYARELLIKTLGPDIAKRVLDKLAKTMQSTKNFGYLDKVKPQQLADFIVNEHPQTIALILAHMDSGGAAETLGFFTDELRAEISIRMANLGDISPSVVKRVSAVLEQQVESLTSYKVEVGGPRAVAEMFNRMGQKTAKATLAQIEQRDEQLANEIKEMMFTFEDMIKLDKSAIIEILKVADKKDLALALKSSADELKQKFMSNMSSRASEQFAEEIQFLGAVKVRDIEAAQRKIIEIVQNLSEQGLIQLGEQDDVIS
- the fliF gene encoding flagellar basal-body MS-ring/collar protein FliF; amino-acid sequence: MDFKAIFTQLQNLIKKLNRKQQIVILVTVVVFVAFLSYLIVSSLGSKKGDSVDGFGILFSAENPADAGSAISYLKQQNIPYKMINDNTIAVPQDQVFVLRNELAAQGIIKGRVDYDIFNENSFGATQSEFDVKKLRAIKGQLEKTLMALAPIQDARVEIAEPKDDVFVKTRAVPSASVALTLRDGMTLTQNQIFGIQNLIANSFNGLKPENVIMVDQYGNPLNKRDEATIENEQAFKNFAYKVQAEQEIANKIRQSLSRLAGGTDRMTVSVNLDYDFGKQESTEEIYSKESAVASESGKEIERKGLAPKDPGGVPGVINNIAEVKDLDSNNREEYRESQFVKNYMPDKKTTTMRLQTPQLKRMTVGVVIDGTYTEETNEETGFITMKYTPRSPEELAEIKKIVEASSGYDESRNDIVSVIAGQLNAIGSGTPPLTNFEKVAQAVEKYLGPFMPLLRYVLVVIVLFFFYKKVIAPFAERMLEVHEEEETEKQPLFDFDDDDDTLNRANEMRKRVEEQLGIGGGFNEDAVKYDVLLEKIKEAVRTKPDEIAGLFQALIRDEIEMK
- the hisC gene encoding histidinol-phosphate transaminase; this encodes MKFHQHISVLPTYEVGKPLELVMRDYNIEPQNIIKLGSNENPLGTSPLAKEAILENACNAYIYPDDSYYELKESLAKKYDIESNQIIIGSGSDQIIEFCIHAICDKNTKVLMAKTTFAMYAIYAKHCNATILRTPDFFHNLDSMLQYYEAHKPSIIFLCTPNNPLGEALPKSQVIDFLKKIDRESLVVLDCAYMEYCAYKDSNYAISPKDIIDFPNVIYLGTFSKIYGLGGMRVGYGIANKTIIDTLNKIRPPFNITTLSLKAASASLFDEEFLLDSVTNNFSEMEKYKHFAKQYEIDILESYANFVTFILHNKLNSTKISNLLLRQGIVVRDLASYGLSAMRITIGIPQQNDIVIQKLTDILQDL
- a CDS encoding FeoA family protein, which gives rise to MRIYIFMLLFYRVFTLKIDIIVVVIMTLLDMQRNETYRIKSVCNMQNLLAQRLHSLGIYEGASVQLGYVSMWQHTYSVYVNGTQVALRKSEAELIEIEKI
- a CDS encoding DNA adenine methylase, whose protein sequence is MQYNKPPLAFMGNKKNMLKHIKRVLQDMQGDGYINDETIFLDVFGGSGLISHNIKQWYPKNRVIWNDYDNYQKRLDGISDTEILRAKIYEVFGINDSKEKFIQAQKQEIQDFLKNTNNKS